In one window of Thermostichus vulcanus str. 'Rupite' DNA:
- a CDS encoding ABC transporter ATP-binding protein → MAVNLPSRANLRDPRAIQPPEVRVVEGSKIFGWGPTRVPALADINLRLQPGSLTALVGPSGCGKSTLLRAIAGLETLSSGEVLIDGQPPAVVKKRGEIAVAFQDPSLLPWRSVESNVALAQTLAQQPVDRAGIRELLARVGLEGFERAKPAELSGGMRQRAAIARCLITQPRLLLLDEPFGAVDELTRRRLNLELPRLWENRGTTALLVTHSIDEAVLLADEILVMSVRPGRIVARIPVTLPRPRQAQILRSPEFHHLVAHVSEALGLEQVLEVQR, encoded by the coding sequence GCCAACCTCAGGGATCCCAGGGCCATCCAGCCCCCAGAGGTGCGGGTGGTGGAGGGCAGCAAGATCTTTGGCTGGGGGCCAACTCGGGTGCCAGCCCTGGCGGATATCAATCTGCGGCTACAGCCGGGATCCCTGACGGCATTGGTGGGGCCATCCGGCTGTGGCAAATCCACTCTGCTAAGGGCGATCGCAGGTCTGGAAACCCTCTCCAGCGGCGAGGTGTTGATCGATGGCCAGCCCCCGGCTGTGGTGAAAAAGCGAGGGGAGATCGCCGTGGCTTTTCAGGATCCCTCGTTGCTGCCCTGGCGCAGCGTGGAGTCCAACGTGGCTCTGGCCCAAACCCTAGCCCAGCAGCCGGTGGATCGAGCTGGGATCCGGGAGCTGTTGGCGCGGGTGGGCTTGGAGGGATTTGAACGGGCCAAACCGGCAGAATTGTCGGGAGGAATGCGGCAACGGGCGGCCATTGCCCGCTGTCTGATCACCCAGCCTCGACTGTTGTTGTTGGATGAGCCCTTTGGGGCGGTGGATGAGCTAACCCGACGACGGCTGAATCTGGAGTTGCCCCGCCTCTGGGAAAACCGGGGGACGACGGCCCTGTTGGTCACCCACTCCATCGATGAGGCGGTGCTGTTGGCCGATGAGATCCTGGTGATGAGCGTGAGGCCAGGCCGGATCGTGGCTCGGATCCCGGTGACGTTGCCTCGCCCCCGGCAGGCTCAGATTTTGCGCTCTCCGGAGTTTCATCACCTAGTCGCTCACGTCTCAGAGGCATTGGGGCTGGAGCAGGTGTTGGAGGTGCAGCGGTGA